In Microbacterium lushaniae, the following are encoded in one genomic region:
- a CDS encoding ACP S-malonyltransferase — protein MIIAVFPGQGSQTPGFLSPWLALDGARERLERASEAADVDLIAAGTQWDADRIRDTKIAQPLIVAASLLSWAALVEEAGSSADGVAGHSVGEIAALVAAGVLSEAEGMRLVGLRGRAMADAAALEQTGMSAVIGGDSGAVLAHLEGLGLTAANHNGGGQIVAAGSLPALADLADNPVPGSRVIPLQVAGAFHTRYMQPAVEVLRTATAEIAPADPALTLWTNADGSVVTDGRAALDLLVSQVASPVRWDLCMESFGTRGVTGVVELAPAGTLTGLVKRGLRGTPTVAVKTPDDIPAAVALLKGHTA, from the coding sequence TTCCCCGGACAGGGTTCGCAGACCCCCGGGTTCCTCTCCCCGTGGCTCGCCCTCGACGGAGCGCGTGAGCGCCTCGAGCGTGCCTCGGAGGCCGCGGACGTCGACCTCATCGCCGCGGGCACGCAATGGGACGCGGACCGCATCCGCGACACCAAGATCGCCCAGCCGCTCATCGTCGCGGCGAGCCTGCTGTCGTGGGCGGCGCTGGTCGAAGAGGCGGGGAGCTCAGCCGACGGCGTCGCCGGCCATTCCGTCGGCGAGATCGCCGCGCTCGTCGCGGCCGGCGTGCTCTCCGAGGCCGAGGGGATGCGGCTGGTGGGGCTCCGCGGACGGGCGATGGCGGATGCCGCTGCGCTGGAGCAGACCGGCATGAGTGCTGTGATCGGCGGCGACTCCGGCGCGGTGCTCGCGCACCTGGAGGGTCTCGGCCTCACCGCCGCCAACCACAACGGCGGCGGCCAGATCGTGGCGGCCGGAAGCCTGCCGGCGCTGGCCGACCTCGCCGACAACCCGGTGCCCGGCAGCCGAGTGATCCCGCTGCAGGTCGCCGGTGCATTCCACACCCGGTACATGCAGCCGGCGGTCGAGGTGCTTCGTACGGCGACTGCTGAGATCGCCCCGGCCGATCCCGCTCTCACACTCTGGACCAACGCCGACGGATCGGTGGTCACCGATGGCCGTGCGGCTCTGGACCTGCTCGTTTCGCAGGTCGCCTCACCCGTGCGCTGGGATCTGTGCATGGAATCGTTCGGAACGCGCGGCGTCACCGGCGTCGTCGAACTCGCCCCCGCCGGTACCCTGACGGGGCTGGTCAAGCGAGGACTGCGCGGCACGCCCACCGTCGCCGTCAAGACGCCGGACGACATTCCCGCCGCCGTCGCGCTCCTGAAGGGACACACCGCATGA
- a CDS encoding beta-ketoacyl-ACP synthase III — protein sequence MTAALRQAQGPAHTRIYAYGAARGENVVPNDDLVGPIDSSDEWIRQRTGIITRVRAGAGTTAIELATAAAAEAVEHSGIPASDIDAVIVATVTNPKQTPSVSAIVADRIGANPAAAYDVNAACAGFAYGVAQADALVRGGVVRHAVVVGAEKLSDIVDPTDRSISFLLGDGAGAVVIGPSDTPGIGPTIWGSDGSKSDAVGMNHTLQEFREGRAPWPTLRQEGPTVFRWAVWEMVKVARQALEAAGVEASDLSAFVPHQANMRIIDEFAKQLGLPDTVVIGRDIATTGNTSAASIPLATHRLLEEHPEVSGGLALQIGFGAGLVYGAQVVVLP from the coding sequence ATGACCGCCGCTCTCAGGCAGGCGCAAGGCCCCGCCCACACGAGGATCTACGCCTACGGCGCCGCGCGCGGCGAGAACGTGGTGCCCAACGACGACCTCGTCGGCCCGATCGATTCCAGCGACGAGTGGATCCGCCAGCGCACCGGCATCATCACCCGTGTGCGAGCAGGCGCCGGCACGACCGCGATCGAACTGGCCACGGCCGCCGCCGCCGAGGCGGTAGAGCACTCGGGCATCCCCGCATCCGACATCGACGCCGTCATCGTGGCCACCGTGACGAACCCGAAGCAGACGCCGTCGGTCTCGGCCATCGTCGCCGACCGGATCGGCGCGAATCCGGCCGCCGCCTACGACGTCAACGCCGCATGCGCCGGCTTCGCGTACGGCGTCGCGCAGGCCGACGCACTCGTGCGTGGGGGCGTCGTCCGCCACGCCGTGGTCGTGGGCGCCGAGAAACTCAGCGACATCGTCGATCCCACCGATCGCAGCATCTCCTTCCTCCTCGGCGACGGCGCCGGCGCCGTCGTGATCGGCCCGAGCGACACCCCCGGCATCGGTCCGACCATCTGGGGCTCCGACGGCTCGAAGTCGGATGCGGTCGGCATGAACCACACCCTTCAGGAGTTCCGGGAGGGGCGCGCGCCGTGGCCGACGCTGCGTCAGGAAGGCCCCACGGTGTTCCGCTGGGCGGTGTGGGAGATGGTGAAGGTCGCGCGGCAGGCCCTGGAGGCCGCCGGGGTGGAGGCATCCGACCTGTCGGCGTTCGTCCCGCACCAGGCCAACATGCGCATCATCGACGAGTTCGCCAAGCAGCTCGGACTCCCCGACACCGTCGTGATCGGCCGAGACATCGCCACCACCGGCAACACGTCGGCCGCATCCATCCCCCTGGCCACGCACCGGCTCCTCGAGGAGCACCCCGAAGTCAGCGGCGGTCTGGCACTGCAGATCGGGTTCGGAGCGGGACTGGTGTACGGCGCGCAGGTGGTCGTGCTCCCTTAG
- a CDS encoding acyl carrier protein: protein MAFTNEEVLAGLAELITDETGISADEVALEKSFTDDLDIDSISMMTIVVNAEEKFGVTIPDDEVKNLKTVGDAVTYITTNQA, encoded by the coding sequence ATGGCATTCACCAACGAAGAGGTCCTCGCCGGACTGGCCGAGCTCATCACCGATGAGACCGGCATCTCGGCCGACGAGGTCGCGCTGGAGAAGTCGTTCACGGACGACCTCGACATCGACTCGATCTCGATGATGACGATCGTGGTGAACGCCGAGGAGAAGTTCGGCGTCACCATCCCCGACGACGAGGTCAAGAACCTCAAGACCGTGGGTGACGCCGTCACCTACATCACCACGAACCAGGCGTAA
- a CDS encoding beta-ketoacyl-[acyl-carrier-protein] synthase family protein: MSTTRIVVTGIGASSPIGGTAPESWSALLAGESGARSLEHDWVQEYQLPVTFAAEAKVRPDTVLQRPVAKRLDPASQFAMVAAMEAWADAGSPDVDPDRLGVDFATGIGGVWTLLDAWDTLREKGPRRVMPMTVPMLMPNAAAGNLSLHFGARAYARTVASACASSTESLVNALSHLRDGLADVVIAGGTESAIHPITLAAFASMQALSKRNDSPETASRPASIDRDGFVMAEGAAVLILETEEHARARGAKIYGALVGGGVTADSHHITANDPEGHGAARAVRQALEMAGASPDDVTHINAHATSTPVGDPNEYQALRAVFGARVDDIPVSATKASTGHLLGGTGALEAIFTVLALRDRVAPPTINLTEQDPDVPFRISGEPTQLGAGDHLAISNSFGFGGHNAVVAFASV, encoded by the coding sequence ATGAGCACCACTCGCATCGTCGTCACCGGCATCGGCGCGTCCAGCCCCATCGGCGGCACCGCGCCGGAGAGCTGGTCCGCCCTCCTGGCGGGCGAATCCGGCGCCCGCAGCCTGGAGCACGACTGGGTCCAGGAGTATCAGCTTCCGGTCACCTTCGCCGCCGAGGCCAAGGTGCGCCCCGACACGGTCCTGCAGCGGCCAGTGGCCAAGCGCCTCGATCCCGCCTCCCAGTTCGCCATGGTCGCGGCGATGGAGGCATGGGCGGATGCGGGCAGCCCAGACGTCGACCCCGACCGCCTCGGCGTCGACTTCGCCACCGGCATCGGCGGCGTGTGGACGCTGCTGGACGCGTGGGACACCCTCCGCGAGAAGGGTCCGCGCCGCGTCATGCCGATGACGGTGCCGATGCTCATGCCCAACGCCGCCGCGGGCAACCTCTCGCTCCACTTCGGTGCGCGTGCCTATGCGCGCACCGTGGCAAGCGCGTGCGCGTCGAGCACGGAGTCGCTCGTCAACGCCCTCTCACACCTGCGCGACGGCCTCGCCGACGTGGTGATCGCCGGCGGCACCGAGTCGGCGATCCATCCGATCACCCTCGCCGCCTTCGCCTCCATGCAGGCGTTGTCCAAGCGCAACGACAGCCCCGAGACGGCTTCGCGACCGGCCAGCATCGACCGCGACGGCTTCGTGATGGCAGAGGGGGCCGCCGTGCTCATCCTCGAAACCGAGGAGCACGCCCGCGCCCGCGGCGCCAAGATCTACGGCGCCCTCGTCGGCGGAGGCGTGACCGCCGACTCGCACCACATCACCGCCAACGACCCGGAGGGCCACGGCGCGGCCCGCGCCGTGCGGCAGGCGCTGGAGATGGCCGGGGCGTCGCCGGATGACGTCACGCACATCAACGCGCACGCGACCTCCACGCCCGTGGGCGACCCGAACGAGTACCAGGCGCTGCGCGCCGTGTTCGGCGCTCGCGTCGACGACATCCCCGTCTCCGCGACGAAGGCCTCGACCGGACATCTGCTGGGCGGGACCGGCGCGCTCGAGGCGATCTTCACGGTGCTCGCGCTGCGCGATCGGGTGGCGCCCCCCACCATCAACCTCACCGAGCAGGACCCCGACGTGCCGTTCCGCATCTCCGGCGAGCCCACGCAGCTCGGCGCGGGAGACCACCTAGCCATCAGCAACTCCTTCGGGTTCGGCGGGCACAACGCGGTGGTGGCCTTCGCCTCGGTGTGA
- a CDS encoding DUF3145 domain-containing protein codes for MASTSSRGVILIHSAPRALCPHLEWAVGRSLGRAVNFEWVDQPVLTGARRAEFYWEGPVGTGAALATAIRGWEHLRFEVTEDPTPRSDGGRWMHTPGLGIHYAQTDAAGNVVIGEDRLRYAMEVSAGDAHELRRELEVALGAAWDEELEPFRHASDDAAVVWLHKVG; via the coding sequence ATGGCGAGCACGTCTTCGCGCGGAGTGATTCTGATTCACTCGGCGCCGCGCGCGTTGTGCCCCCACCTCGAGTGGGCCGTCGGCCGTTCGCTCGGCCGGGCCGTCAATTTCGAGTGGGTGGATCAGCCCGTGCTGACTGGAGCACGCAGGGCGGAGTTCTATTGGGAGGGCCCGGTGGGCACCGGTGCCGCACTCGCGACCGCCATCCGCGGCTGGGAGCACCTCCGCTTCGAGGTCACGGAAGACCCCACTCCCCGCAGCGACGGCGGACGCTGGATGCACACGCCGGGTCTGGGCATCCACTACGCGCAGACCGATGCGGCCGGCAATGTCGTGATCGGCGAAGACCGCCTGCGCTATGCGATGGAAGTCTCCGCAGGCGACGCGCATGAGCTCCGCCGTGAACTCGAGGTCGCCCTCGGGGCGGCGTGGGACGAGGAGCTGGAACCGTTCCGGCACGCGAGCGACGACGCTGCCGTGGTGTGGCTGCACAAGGTGGGATGA
- a CDS encoding DUF1269 domain-containing protein produces the protein MTDPNYSLLVAAYDDESSAQGDFTEMKRADDLNVVAAVVLSRDAEGKVHVKEHGGRVVVYGTTIGAVAGLVIGLFAPPLLLTGVIGAVVGAGVGAGAGELIQRHEEKQIGVDADEWLPVGSSAIVAVVDDVYLDRVDRAFEKASKHIARAIDKGDYDAVVKAVNKGDEKIVEALNS, from the coding sequence ATGACAGACCCCAACTACTCCCTGCTCGTCGCGGCGTACGACGACGAGTCGTCGGCGCAGGGCGACTTCACGGAGATGAAGCGGGCGGACGACCTCAACGTCGTCGCAGCCGTGGTGCTCTCGCGTGATGCCGAAGGCAAGGTGCATGTGAAGGAGCACGGCGGCCGAGTGGTCGTGTACGGAACGACGATCGGCGCCGTCGCCGGTCTCGTGATCGGGCTCTTCGCTCCGCCCCTGCTGCTCACCGGCGTGATCGGAGCGGTCGTCGGAGCCGGCGTCGGCGCCGGTGCGGGTGAGCTCATCCAGCGCCATGAGGAGAAGCAGATCGGCGTGGATGCGGACGAGTGGCTGCCGGTGGGATCCTCGGCCATCGTGGCCGTCGTCGACGACGTCTACCTGGACCGCGTCGACAGGGCCTTCGAGAAGGCGAGCAAGCACATCGCCAGGGCGATCGACAAGGGCGACTACGACGCCGTCGTGAAGGCGGTCAACAAGGGCGACGAGAAGATCGTCGAAGCTCTGAACTCCTGA
- a CDS encoding cation-translocating P-type ATPase produces MARPPEAASSPYGVPDPVRTDAAAIARALDVDPDHGLSAAEAARRLAEVGPNELRSAERNPLWRRILVQLADPLTLLLLAAVVISVIAWILEGAHGLPIDAIVILVIILVNVALSIIQEARAEDAVAALSVMTRTRSTVLRDAQKITVPSAELVPGDILVLAEGDEVGADGRLLSANSLRIAEASLTGESEAVEKRPDTLRGPGSIPLGDRADMVYKGTAVNRGTGRAIVTATGMSTEMGAIATMLDRTVQDATPLQNEVNHIGKLLGRIVVVIAIVVMITVALIQGLDTAADFVQVLLLGVSLAVAAVPEGLPAVLSVVLALGVQRMAKRNAVVKKLSSVETLGSASAICTDKTGTLTTNQMTIQRVLTASGAVEIEGVGYAPVGRVIGAGGDPPVGDLQREAQLALAAGALANDAQLTEDAGSWTIQGDPTEAAFLVAARKLEGTGEFVSRFDRVGEVPFSSERKMMSTADRNSDGAVVIFSKGAPDVLLERCTHVQVGASVVPLDAAHRDRALADVDNLSQAAYRTLGVAYRIAPELKADGDAVEIDDAHERDLVYVGVVGIIDPPRPEVRPAIAEAHAAGIRVIMITGDHPVTAARIARDLGIISGGEEALPGARLDRMDDAELREAARAYSVFARVAPEHKLRIVDALQDDGYIVAMTGDGVNDAPALKSADIGIAMGITGTEVTKEAANMVLADDNFATIVEAVREGRVIFDNIRKFLRYLLYSNMGEVLTVFFGIVFAGALGLTGATEGELVLPLLATQILWINLVTDSGPALAMGVDPEIDDVMERAPRGPHDRAIDGGMWIGIVVTGLVISIVTLLTMDVFLPGGLVPGGTDTLDVARTAGFTTLVFAALITAFTARSAESSAARGLFSNPWLWGAVTLAVVLQVAVVSLPPLQAAFGTATLPFGHWIVCLGMASVVLWVEEARKLFVRVRARRRELARVAAG; encoded by the coding sequence ATGGCCCGCCCTCCGGAAGCCGCGTCATCGCCGTACGGCGTCCCCGACCCGGTCCGCACGGATGCGGCGGCCATCGCGCGCGCCCTGGATGTCGATCCCGATCACGGCCTCTCGGCGGCAGAGGCCGCACGACGCCTGGCCGAGGTGGGACCGAACGAACTGCGCAGCGCGGAGCGCAACCCGCTGTGGCGGCGCATCCTGGTGCAACTCGCCGACCCCCTGACACTGCTTCTTCTGGCCGCCGTGGTCATCTCGGTGATCGCGTGGATCCTGGAAGGGGCCCATGGACTGCCCATCGACGCGATCGTGATCCTCGTGATCATCCTCGTGAACGTGGCGCTGAGCATCATCCAGGAGGCACGGGCTGAGGATGCGGTGGCTGCGCTGTCTGTCATGACGAGAACGCGCTCGACGGTGCTCCGCGACGCGCAGAAGATCACCGTGCCCAGCGCGGAGCTCGTCCCCGGTGACATCCTGGTCCTCGCGGAGGGCGACGAGGTCGGAGCCGACGGTCGCCTCCTCAGCGCCAACTCCCTGCGCATCGCCGAGGCATCCCTCACGGGTGAGAGCGAAGCGGTCGAGAAGCGGCCCGACACCCTCCGTGGGCCCGGATCGATCCCGCTCGGCGACCGCGCCGACATGGTCTACAAGGGCACCGCTGTCAACCGGGGCACGGGCAGGGCGATCGTGACGGCGACGGGGATGTCGACGGAGATGGGCGCGATCGCGACCATGCTCGATCGGACGGTGCAGGACGCCACGCCGCTGCAGAACGAGGTCAACCACATCGGCAAGCTGCTCGGGCGGATCGTGGTCGTCATCGCGATCGTGGTGATGATCACGGTCGCGCTGATCCAGGGCCTCGACACAGCGGCCGATTTCGTGCAGGTGCTGCTTCTGGGGGTGTCCCTCGCCGTCGCGGCGGTGCCCGAGGGGCTGCCCGCGGTCCTCTCGGTGGTCCTCGCCCTCGGCGTGCAGCGCATGGCCAAGCGCAATGCGGTGGTCAAGAAGCTCTCCAGCGTGGAGACCCTCGGATCGGCATCGGCCATCTGCACGGACAAGACCGGAACGCTCACGACCAACCAGATGACGATCCAGCGGGTGCTGACCGCTTCGGGGGCGGTCGAGATCGAGGGAGTGGGCTACGCGCCGGTGGGACGGGTCATCGGCGCCGGAGGGGACCCTCCCGTCGGCGACCTGCAGCGGGAGGCTCAGCTCGCGCTGGCTGCCGGCGCTCTCGCCAACGACGCGCAGCTGACCGAAGACGCCGGGAGCTGGACGATCCAGGGTGACCCCACGGAGGCGGCCTTCCTCGTGGCGGCGCGCAAACTCGAGGGCACGGGGGAGTTCGTCTCGCGTTTCGATCGGGTGGGGGAGGTGCCCTTCAGCTCGGAGCGCAAGATGATGTCCACCGCCGATCGCAACAGCGACGGCGCGGTGGTGATCTTCAGCAAGGGGGCGCCGGACGTGCTGCTGGAGCGCTGCACGCACGTTCAGGTCGGTGCATCCGTCGTGCCTCTGGATGCGGCGCACCGGGACCGCGCCCTCGCCGACGTGGACAACCTGTCGCAAGCGGCCTACCGCACGCTCGGGGTGGCCTACCGCATCGCACCCGAGCTGAAAGCCGATGGGGACGCCGTCGAGATCGACGACGCGCACGAACGGGATCTGGTCTACGTCGGGGTGGTCGGGATCATCGATCCGCCACGGCCGGAGGTGCGTCCCGCGATAGCCGAGGCCCATGCGGCGGGCATCCGCGTCATCATGATCACCGGCGATCATCCCGTCACGGCGGCGCGGATCGCGCGCGACCTGGGCATCATCTCCGGCGGGGAGGAGGCGTTGCCGGGAGCGCGGCTGGACCGCATGGACGACGCCGAACTGCGGGAGGCGGCGCGCGCCTATTCGGTGTTCGCGCGCGTCGCGCCCGAACACAAGCTCCGCATCGTCGACGCCCTCCAGGACGACGGCTACATCGTTGCGATGACCGGCGATGGCGTGAACGACGCACCCGCGCTCAAATCCGCCGACATCGGGATCGCGATGGGGATCACCGGCACCGAGGTGACGAAGGAAGCGGCGAACATGGTGCTCGCCGACGACAACTTCGCCACCATCGTCGAGGCCGTGCGCGAGGGCCGGGTGATCTTCGACAACATCCGGAAGTTCCTGCGCTACCTGCTGTACTCGAACATGGGCGAGGTGCTCACCGTCTTCTTCGGCATCGTGTTCGCCGGGGCGCTGGGCCTGACCGGCGCCACCGAGGGAGAGCTCGTGCTGCCGCTCCTGGCCACGCAGATCCTGTGGATCAACCTCGTCACCGATTCCGGCCCCGCACTCGCCATGGGCGTCGACCCCGAGATCGACGATGTCATGGAGCGTGCCCCGCGCGGACCCCACGACCGCGCCATCGACGGCGGCATGTGGATCGGGATCGTCGTGACCGGCCTCGTCATCTCGATCGTGACCCTGCTGACGATGGACGTCTTCCTGCCGGGTGGTCTGGTTCCCGGCGGCACCGACACCCTCGATGTGGCGCGCACAGCCGGGTTCACCACGCTCGTCTTCGCGGCGCTGATCACCGCCTTCACGGCTCGGTCGGCGGAATCCAGCGCAGCGCGCGGGCTGTTCTCGAATCCGTGGCTGTGGGGCGCGGTGACACTGGCGGTCGTCCTGCAGGTGGCCGTCGTGTCACTGCCGCCGCTCCAGGCCGCCTTCGGCACCGCGACGCTGCCGTTCGGTCACTGGATCGTGTGCCTGGGCATGGCGTCGGTCGTGCTGTGGGTGGAGGAGGCCCGGAAGCTGTTCGTGCGGGTGCGGGCGCGCCGCAGGGAGCTCGCGCGCGTCGCGGCGGGGTGA
- a CDS encoding Hsp20/alpha crystallin family protein has product MARNLVRFDPFTGLDALRRSVMNDLLPDVRGKVPTTDIYTEGDKALIVEAHLPNFDEKDVTVTVDRGALVISAERREKEEDKDKKYVIRESSSSFYRSIVLPEQAEEGDITAKFTKGVLKVTIPLSGGAAPRSIAIGGGDEKNSS; this is encoded by the coding sequence ATGGCCCGCAATCTGGTTCGATTCGACCCCTTCACCGGGCTCGATGCGCTCCGCCGGAGCGTCATGAACGACCTCCTCCCCGACGTGCGTGGCAAGGTTCCGACCACCGACATCTACACCGAAGGCGACAAGGCGCTCATCGTGGAAGCGCACCTCCCGAACTTCGACGAGAAGGACGTCACGGTCACGGTCGACCGCGGTGCTCTCGTCATCTCGGCCGAGCGGCGCGAGAAGGAAGAGGACAAGGACAAGAAGTACGTCATCCGGGAGAGCAGCAGCAGCTTCTACCGGAGCATCGTCCTCCCCGAGCAGGCGGAGGAGGGCGACATCACCGCGAAGTTCACGAAGGGGGTGCTCAAAGTCACCATCCCGCTCAGCGGTGGTGCAGCACCCCGGAGCATCGCCATCGGCGGCGGCGACGAGAAGAACTCGTCATGA
- a CDS encoding DUF262 domain-containing protein, protein MVSATNVDANAVNTIGWLSSPGTNIVVPVYQRQYRWDIGGCEQLLADIRAVADADERTMHFIGSILSAANSDRANGSPELVLIDGQQRITTLMLLIAALHHTVRATDPALAGDLERVLVRAADPTRTKLRPHRAWADLFEAVVLDRLEEGGDRESRFNDNYSFFRSQVSLDEAPRIWRGLQKLEHVAITLGAGANAQQIFESLNSTGEPLRDHELIHNYVLMGLTHAEQTEIEDEYWLPIEQNTGDSIAAFWRHYLVMRTGREVTTVGERGVYDAFRAEFPRLDRTNLRAAAAEWKAYSEIYRVLLEPAHAADPDVARELQYLNVFGRGMYPLVMQAYGEHQAGTLPTSDLLRTIGYVQSLLLRRTVSGLTNDRLVARLCRARADGGDALERAISRITPSDERVRVGLKYSDLPHPAYVLSRLSGLDNPADLEVEYIFPLAPGDAWSGDGVRAWSEYSEDEQNSHRALAKTLGNLTLLEEGLAERAADRSFPDKRDAAYIRSAIELSTELGDVAGWGTAAISARSAALSERFLRLWAKPPVVAIDDDDLTPILDAKKRRGWPRGWQREWDYVEYRGEHWEVYDVKHLFNRIFKRLWADSRESVVAFSARRGGPVYDAQSWNGQWDDLDDSHFLYMGWDSRYMLAAVQGVLEEAGFASEVFVKYSYIGNAMP, encoded by the coding sequence ATGGTCAGCGCCACGAATGTCGATGCGAACGCGGTCAACACCATCGGCTGGCTCTCCTCCCCCGGCACGAACATCGTCGTCCCGGTCTACCAGCGGCAGTACCGGTGGGACATCGGCGGATGCGAGCAGCTGCTCGCCGACATCCGCGCCGTCGCCGACGCCGATGAGCGCACGATGCACTTCATCGGCTCCATCCTCTCCGCCGCGAACAGCGACCGGGCCAACGGATCTCCCGAGCTCGTGCTGATCGACGGGCAGCAGCGCATCACAACGCTGATGCTCCTCATCGCCGCCCTGCACCACACCGTTCGCGCCACCGACCCGGCGCTCGCAGGCGACCTCGAGCGTGTTCTCGTGCGGGCCGCCGACCCCACCCGGACGAAACTCCGCCCGCATCGCGCCTGGGCCGACCTGTTCGAAGCCGTGGTCCTTGACCGGCTCGAAGAGGGCGGCGATCGGGAGTCGCGCTTCAACGACAACTACTCCTTCTTCCGCAGCCAGGTGAGCCTGGATGAGGCGCCGCGCATCTGGCGCGGACTGCAGAAACTCGAGCACGTCGCGATCACCCTGGGAGCCGGCGCGAACGCGCAGCAGATCTTCGAGAGCCTCAACTCCACCGGGGAGCCGCTGCGCGATCACGAGCTCATCCACAACTACGTGCTCATGGGGCTCACCCACGCGGAGCAGACCGAGATCGAGGACGAGTACTGGCTCCCGATCGAGCAGAACACGGGCGATTCGATCGCTGCGTTCTGGCGGCACTACCTCGTCATGCGCACGGGACGCGAAGTCACGACGGTCGGCGAGCGGGGTGTGTACGACGCGTTCCGGGCCGAGTTCCCGCGCCTGGACCGGACGAATCTGCGCGCCGCGGCGGCGGAGTGGAAGGCGTACTCCGAGATCTACCGCGTGCTGCTGGAACCCGCACACGCCGCCGATCCCGACGTCGCGCGCGAACTGCAGTACCTCAACGTGTTCGGGCGCGGCATGTATCCACTCGTCATGCAGGCGTACGGCGAGCACCAGGCGGGCACCCTCCCCACGTCCGACCTTCTGCGGACGATCGGCTACGTGCAGTCGCTGCTGCTGCGGCGGACGGTCTCGGGCCTGACCAACGACCGGCTCGTGGCGCGCCTGTGCCGCGCGCGGGCGGACGGCGGCGACGCGCTGGAGCGGGCGATCTCCCGCATCACCCCGTCGGACGAGCGGGTTCGAGTGGGTCTGAAGTACAGCGATCTGCCGCATCCGGCGTATGTCCTCAGCCGCCTCAGCGGTCTGGACAATCCCGCCGACCTCGAGGTCGAATACATCTTCCCGCTCGCGCCGGGTGACGCCTGGTCGGGCGACGGGGTGCGAGCGTGGTCGGAGTACAGCGAGGACGAGCAGAACAGTCACCGGGCGCTCGCGAAGACCCTCGGGAACCTGACCCTGCTCGAGGAGGGGCTGGCAGAGCGGGCCGCAGATCGGTCCTTCCCCGACAAGCGGGATGCCGCGTACATCCGCAGCGCGATCGAGCTGTCGACCGAACTCGGAGACGTCGCCGGGTGGGGCACTGCCGCGATCTCCGCCCGATCCGCCGCGTTGAGCGAGCGGTTCCTGCGGCTGTGGGCCAAGCCGCCCGTGGTGGCCATCGACGACGACGACCTCACCCCCATCCTCGACGCCAAGAAGCGCCGCGGATGGCCGCGCGGGTGGCAGCGGGAGTGGGACTACGTCGAGTACCGGGGCGAGCACTGGGAGGTCTACGACGTCAAGCACCTCTTCAACCGCATCTTCAAGCGCCTGTGGGCGGACTCACGCGAGTCGGTCGTCGCCTTCAGCGCCCGTCGCGGCGGACCGGTGTACGACGCGCAGTCGTGGAACGGCCAATGGGACGACCTCGATGACAGCCACTTCCTCTACATGGGGTGGGATTCCCGCTACATGCTCGCCGCCGTGCAGGGTGTGCTCGAAGAAGCCGGGTTCGCGTCGGAGGTCTTCGTGAAGTACTCCTACATCGGCAACGCGATGCCCTGA
- a CDS encoding DMT family transporter yields MIGVDLSLGDVTDELVGIFRDPGILLGIPLALLGAVFMSFGAQYQHRGVAKVERLSGKAGTSGLNGGQLLALLSRPSWVVGTVMLALAIACQLGALSVAPLILVQPLGAVALVVTTLLNARLSGHKPTRQSIIAIGACIGGILIFVTIAAFFATEHEVGTSELFIILAILAVVIVVFAVLWVWLRKRMRALFYITAAGVIYGFVATLAKVVISRIQSGDFEWLTLLCVVALLAAVAVGAYFVQTAYSVGPPDLVIAGLTVIDPLVAVLIGLLVLGEASTAPVWALVGFAVAGAVAMWGVIQLTRHHPQIVSDSQELPIPRSRGSRKPRTD; encoded by the coding sequence GTGATTGGCGTCGACCTCTCGCTGGGGGATGTCACCGACGAACTCGTCGGCATCTTCCGCGACCCCGGGATCCTGCTGGGGATCCCCTTGGCGTTGCTGGGTGCGGTGTTCATGTCGTTCGGTGCGCAGTACCAGCACCGCGGTGTCGCGAAGGTGGAGCGGCTCTCCGGCAAGGCGGGAACCTCCGGCCTGAACGGCGGGCAGCTGCTCGCGCTCCTGAGTCGCCCGTCATGGGTCGTGGGCACCGTCATGCTGGCGCTCGCGATCGCGTGTCAGCTGGGTGCGCTCTCGGTGGCTCCGCTGATCCTCGTGCAGCCGCTGGGGGCGGTGGCGCTGGTCGTCACGACGCTGCTGAACGCTCGCCTGTCAGGGCATAAGCCGACGCGGCAATCGATCATCGCGATCGGCGCGTGCATCGGCGGCATCCTGATCTTCGTCACGATCGCGGCCTTCTTCGCCACCGAGCACGAGGTCGGCACCAGCGAGCTGTTCATCATCCTCGCGATCCTCGCCGTGGTGATCGTGGTCTTCGCGGTGCTGTGGGTGTGGTTGCGCAAGCGGATGCGCGCGCTGTTCTACATCACCGCGGCCGGCGTCATCTACGGCTTCGTCGCCACCCTTGCCAAGGTCGTGATCAGCCGCATCCAGAGTGGCGACTTCGAGTGGCTCACGCTGCTGTGCGTCGTGGCCCTCCTGGCCGCCGTCGCCGTCGGGGCGTACTTCGTGCAGACGGCCTATTCGGTGGGCCCTCCCGACCTCGTCATCGCCGGCCTCACGGTCATCGACCCTCTCGTGGCGGTGCTCATCGGACTGCTCGTGCTCGGCGAGGCCTCGACCGCTCCCGTCTGGGCGCTGGTCGGATTCGCCGTCGCCGGCGCCGTGGCGATGTGGGGCGTCATCCAGCTCACGCGGCATCACCCGCAGATCGTGAGCGACTCCCAGGAACTGCCCATCCCGCGCAGCAGGGGCAGCAGGAAGCCGCGCACCGACTGA